A section of the Centroberyx gerrardi isolate f3 chromosome 8, fCenGer3.hap1.cur.20231027, whole genome shotgun sequence genome encodes:
- the pptc7a gene encoding protein phosphatase PTC7 homolog, giving the protein MLSVLSYGRLVARAVIGGLSQTDSRDYSLVTASCGFGKDFRKGILKKGMCYGDDACFIARHRSADVLGVADGVGGWRDYGVDPSQFSGTLMKTCERLVKEGRFVPSNPVGVLTTSYYELLQNKVPLLGSSTACIVVLDRQSHRLHTANLGDSGFLVVRGGEVVHRSDEQQHYFNTPFQLSIAPPGAEGAVLSDSPDAADSSSFDVQLGDIILTATDGLFDNMPDYMILQELKKLKNTNYESIQQTARSIAEQAHVLAYDPNYMSPFAQFACDNGLNVRGGKPDDITVLLSIVAEYTD; this is encoded by the exons ATGTTGTCCGTGCTGTCGTACGGTAGACTGGTTGCCAGAGCTGTCATCGGCGGACTTTCTCAGACAGATAGCCGTGACTACAGCCTGGTGACAGCGAGCTGCGGGTTCGGGAAGGATTTTCGTAAAGGCATCCTGAAGAAAGGGATGTGCTATGGGGACGACGCCTGCTTCATTGCCCGACATAGATCCGCAGATGTTCTGG GTGTGGCGGACGGAGTGGGGGGTTGGCGGGACTATGGAGTGGACCCGTCACAGTTTTCAGGGACCCTGATGAAGACGTGTGAGCGGCTGGTGAAGGAAGGACGCTTTGTCCCCAGCAACCCCGTGGGAGTCCTCACAACCAGCTACTACGAGCTCCTGCAGAACAAAGTACCGCTGCTAG gcagcAGCACGGCCTGCATTGTGGTGTTGGACCGGCAGAGTCACCGGCTGCACACGGCCAACCTGGGTGACTCGGGCTTCCTGGTGGTTCGGGGAGGAGAGGTGGTCCACCGGTCAGACGAGCAGCAGCACTACTTCAACACCCCCTTCCAGCTGTCCATAGCGCCCCCGGGGGCCGAGGGGGCCGTCCTCAGCGACAG TCCCGACGCTGCAGACAGCTCTTCCTTTGACGTCCAACTGGGTGACATCATCCTCACTGCCACCGACGGCCTCTTCGACAACATGCCCGACTACATGATCCTGCAAGAGCTGAAGAAACTCAAG AACACCAACTACGAGAGCATCCAGCAGACTGCCAGGAGCATTGCGGAGCAGGCCCACGTTCTGGCGTACGACCCCAACTACATGTCGCCTTTTGCACAGTTTGCCTGTGACAACGGACTGAATGTAAGAG GAGGAAAGCCAGATGACATCACAGTGTTGCTGTCCATAGTGGCAGAGTACACCGACTAG
- the LOC139929357 gene encoding serine/threonine-protein phosphatase PP1-gamma catalytic subunit A, with translation MADVDKLNIDSIIQRLLEVRGAKPGKNVQLQENEIRGLCLKSREIFLSQPILLELEAPLKICGDIHGQYYDLLRLFEYGGFPPESNYLFLGDYVDRGKQSLETICLLLAYKIKYPENFFLLRGNHECASINRIYGFYDECKRRYNIKLWKTFTDCFNCLPIAAIVDEKIFCCHGGLSPDLQSMEQIRRVMRPTDVPDQGLLCDLLWSDPDKDVLGWGENDRGVSFTFGSEVVAKFLHKHDLDLICRAHQVVEDGYEFFAKRQLVTLFSAPNYCGEFDNAGAMMSVDETLMCSFQILKPAEKKKPNGSRPVTPPRNMVTKQAKK, from the exons ATGGCTGATGTTGACAAACTCAATATAGATAGTATCATCCAGCGACTTTTAGAAG TCAGAGGAGCAAAACCTGGGAAGAATGTGCAGCTGCAGGAGAATGAGATTCGTGGGCTGTGCCTCAAGTCAAGGGAGATCTTTCTCAGTCAGCCCATTCTTCTGGAGCTAGAAGCCCCTCTCAAGATCTGTG GTGACATCCATGGGCAATACTATGACTTGCTGAGGCTGTTTGAGTATGGGGGCTTCCCGCCAGAGAGCAACTACCTGTTTCTGGGAGACTATGTGGACAGAGGGAAGCAGTCTCTGGAGACCATCTGTCTGCTGCTGGCCTACAAAATCAAGTATCCTGAGAACTTCTTCCTGCTGAGGGGAAACCATGAGTGCGCCTCAATCAACAGAATATATGGTTTCTATGACGAGT GTAAAAGAAGGTACAACATCAAGCTTTGGAAAACATTCACAGATTGTTTTAACTGCCTCCCTATTGCCGCCATTGTTGATGAGAAGATCTTTTGCTGCCATGGAG GACTGTCACCTGACCTTCAGTCCATGGAGCAGATCAGACGCGTCATGCGCCCCACTGATGTGCCCGATCAGGGTCTGCTCTGCGACTTGCTGTGGTCTGATCCGGACAAGGATGTGTTGGGCTGGGGAGAGAACGACAGGGGTGTATCATTTACGTTCGGTTCAGAGGTGGTGGCCAAGTTCCTGCACAAGCATGACCTAGATCTGATCTGTCGTGCTCATCAG GTTGTTGAGGATGGCTATGAATTCTTTGCAAAGAGGCAGCTTGTGACTTTGTTCTCAGCACCGAACTATTGTGGGGAGTTTGACAATGCTGGTGCCATGATGAGTGTGGATGAGACCCTCATGTGCTCTTTTCAG ATTTTAAAACCAGCTGAGAAGAAGAAGCCCAACGGCAGCCGTCCTGTGACTCCCCCCCGCAACATGGTCACTAAGCAAGCCAAGAAATGA
- the myl2b gene encoding myosin, light chain 2b, regulatory, cardiac, slow: MFEQAQIQEFKEAFTIMDQNRDGFIDKNDLRDTFAALGRLNVKQEEIDEMLKEAPGPINFTVFLTMFGEKLKGADPEETILNAFKVFDPEGKGTLKKDFVTDMLTTQADRFSPEEMEQMFTAFPPDVAGNLDYNNLVYIITHGEEKDQE; the protein is encoded by the exons ATGTTTGAACAGGCCCAGATCCAGGAGTTCAAAGAA GCCTTTACTATCATGGACCAGAACAGAGACGGTTTCATTGACAAGAACGACCTGAGAGACACATTTGCAGCTCTAG GCCGTTTAAATGTGAAGCAAGAAGAGATTGATGAGATGCTGAAGGAGGCACCAGGACCGATTAATTTCACAGTTTTTCTCACCATGTTTGGGGAGAAACTAAAAG GCGCTGACCCAGAGGAGACCATCCTCAACGCTTTCAAAGTCTTTGATCCTGAAGGAAAAGGAACTTTAAAGAAGGACTT TGTGACAGATATGCTGACGACCCAGGCAGACAGGTTCTCTCCTGAAGAG ATGGAACAGATGTTCACTGCATTCCCTCCAGACGTAGCGGGAAACCTAGACTACAATAACCTGGTCTACATCATCACACACGGGGAGGAGAAAGACCAAGAATAG